A genomic stretch from Dama dama isolate Ldn47 chromosome 10, ASM3311817v1, whole genome shotgun sequence includes:
- the LOC133063416 gene encoding endogenous retrovirus group PABLB member 1 Env polyprotein-like — protein MSLLAMLRLCTFQMGLIIYVSLLLLTPEILSLPFDPQDNAFLSWAHSYAAFHNQSNCWVCGALPSSSVEGFPWWTAPLQGKDFLQVCKYLRQQSRVMPLLHHLMTSNSPGMDWCNTLYLNYGHNVTFNFNYTLSQFNDYFAAHKTNRSRSDGFLPDVYQIWDEVIWLTPEKGRLISTAPICWEQIEPSPKVGQQLNYNDWKTVGFLSQEICNVIIPVFSNPSSGSPFVWPGTNWDWISQSRWLAPNGTYWICGSYLWAWLPPGWIGRCTLGLAFTHGFIFSELPERPANLPHLKTRWARSVFHWYDYLAAVFVPSLGTADVML, from the coding sequence atgtctttacttgcTATGCTCcgactttgtacttttcagatgggcctgataatctatgtgagcctacttctgctgactccagaaatcctgagtctgccatttgatcctcaagacaatgccttcctgtcctgggctcactcctacgctgcattccacaatcagtctaactgctgggtctgcggagcactcccctcttcatcagtggaaggcttcccgtggtggacagctccacttcaaggaaaagactttctccaagtctgcaaataccttcgacaacaatcgcgtgtgatgcctcttcttcatcatctgatgacatctaacagcCCTGGAATGGACTGGTGCAACACTTTGTATTTGAACTATGGACATAacgtgacttttaattttaattatacattgtctcagtttaatgactattttgctgcacataagacaaataggtctagatctgatggttttttacctgatgtttatcaaatatgggatgaggttatatggctaactcctgaaaaaggacgtctaatatctactgccccCATATGCTGGGAACAAATAGAGCCATCCCCCAAAGTTGGCCAACAACTTAATTACAATGATTGGAAAACAGTGGGATTTTTGTCTCAGGAAATATGTAACGTAATCATTCCCGTGTTTTCCAATCCCAGTTCAGGATCTCcctttgtctggccaggcactaattgggactggatatctcagtcacgctggcttgctccaaacgggacttattggatatgtggctcttacctatgggcttggcttccccctggctggatagggagatgcaccctgggtctagcctttactcacggctttatattttcagagcttccagaaagGCCTGCTAATCTTCCCCACCTTAAAACTcggtgggcaaggtctgtatttcactggtatgattatttggcgGCAGTGTTTGTCCCCTCTTTGGGAACTGCAGATGTTATGCTATGA